The Petrocella atlantisensis genome has a window encoding:
- a CDS encoding sirohydrochlorin chelatase, translating to MKKGLMILAHGSKVDETDQIMTKYLEAVSASVNYDQVEKAYLQMMLPSVEMAFLKFHEMNVRDLTILPFFIFNGNHIRMDIPAKLEEMTQLYPEVKIRLLENIGFDQKMADLIIERVAI from the coding sequence ATGAAAAAAGGACTAATGATTTTGGCCCATGGAAGTAAAGTCGATGAAACCGATCAAATCATGACCAAGTATTTGGAGGCTGTGTCAGCATCTGTAAATTATGATCAAGTGGAGAAGGCTTATTTGCAGATGATGTTGCCCAGTGTTGAGATGGCCTTTTTGAAGTTTCATGAGATGAATGTAAGAGATTTGACCATATTACCCTTTTTTATTTTTAATGGTAACCATATTCGAATGGACATACCGGCGAAATTAGAAGAAATGACCCAGCTATACCCGGAAGTAAAGATTCGATTACTGGAAAACATCGGATTTGATCAGAAAATGGCAGATTTGATCATTGAAAGAGTGGCGATCTAA
- a CDS encoding methyl-accepting chemotaxis protein — protein sequence MKLKGKIVLITGIIIVIAISIQGIVSTLASNSAMESVVTLQLQDQISNIKSDIQSATEVVAITRNALDEKNIALTKSIVQLIAEDETWLETGRMSALANQLNVSEIHVIDGSGVLTHGNIEGFYGFDFSTSEQTLPFLDLIGKTDGVLAQAPEARGTDNTLFQYIGASRIDAPGLVQIGIEPTAVQELLDNLDVQKSIERLVVGEGGYALIVDENDTIINHKDMSFVGKNVEEIPWLSGTLSQPDAIDTIHDDGVSYYAMSHSLDGIRLVVTYPLAEVERIRMASVINNVIGILVAIILLVLIIQWIIGKWVSKPIRLIQEGMNEVGQGNFTASVNYHSKDEIGALALDFTKMTENVRRLIHETTQRIESVASASERINHNVDGLTTSSNETTRAIEEIANGASELALNVNDRLIAGKQLGDSVNMIFDRLSEAKNESDGMVNSNALGRTKINTLQTVFKTTVQNTNDVANNVNTLNKSSQAIENIVVTIQGISAQTNLLALNASIEAARAGEAGRGFAVVADEIRKLAEQSSRSAEEINDIIAGIIHVVEGTSKTVVETQNSVESAQLNLDETVSVFDDMDTSVTKVEGVIDAFITETKNIEQLKNELLTSLESMAAISQESAASTEEINASTEEQMSRVTEISEAILHLNEDILKLSDEMQHFEA from the coding sequence ATGAAATTAAAAGGAAAAATTGTTCTCATTACAGGAATCATCATCGTTATCGCCATCAGTATACAAGGTATTGTAAGCACATTGGCCTCCAATAGTGCTATGGAGTCTGTCGTCACTTTACAGCTTCAAGACCAAATCAGCAATATAAAAAGTGATATTCAATCTGCAACGGAAGTTGTTGCTATAACCCGAAATGCTCTAGATGAGAAAAATATTGCTTTAACCAAGTCTATTGTGCAGCTTATAGCTGAGGATGAAACATGGCTTGAGACCGGTAGAATGTCTGCCTTAGCCAACCAATTAAACGTCTCAGAAATCCATGTAATTGACGGATCCGGTGTATTAACCCATGGTAATATTGAAGGTTTTTATGGATTTGATTTCAGTACTTCTGAACAGACGCTGCCATTTTTAGACTTAATTGGTAAAACCGATGGCGTATTAGCTCAAGCGCCTGAAGCACGTGGAACAGACAACACACTTTTTCAGTATATTGGTGCTTCCAGAATAGATGCACCCGGCTTGGTCCAGATTGGTATTGAACCAACGGCTGTTCAAGAACTATTGGATAATCTGGATGTCCAAAAAAGCATTGAACGTTTGGTTGTTGGTGAAGGTGGCTATGCTTTAATTGTTGATGAAAATGATACAATCATCAATCATAAAGATATGAGCTTCGTCGGTAAGAATGTGGAAGAAATTCCTTGGTTAAGTGGTACACTTAGTCAACCCGATGCAATTGATACAATTCATGATGATGGCGTCTCCTATTATGCCATGTCACACAGCCTTGATGGTATAAGATTAGTTGTCACTTATCCATTGGCCGAAGTCGAACGTATTCGCATGGCATCTGTTATTAATAATGTAATCGGTATCCTCGTTGCTATTATTTTACTGGTATTGATTATACAATGGATTATTGGAAAATGGGTTTCAAAACCTATACGCCTTATTCAAGAAGGTATGAATGAAGTTGGTCAAGGTAATTTTACTGCTTCTGTTAACTATCACTCAAAAGATGAAATAGGGGCTCTTGCTCTTGATTTTACCAAAATGACTGAAAATGTAAGACGCCTCATACATGAAACAACCCAACGAATCGAATCTGTTGCAAGTGCTTCAGAGCGCATTAATCATAATGTAGATGGTCTTACAACTTCCAGTAATGAAACAACCAGAGCCATCGAAGAAATCGCAAATGGTGCCAGCGAACTAGCTTTAAATGTAAATGACCGACTTATAGCCGGTAAACAATTAGGTGATAGTGTGAATATGATCTTTGACCGTTTATCCGAAGCTAAAAATGAATCAGATGGTATGGTCAACTCTAATGCACTAGGACGTACAAAAATCAACACTTTACAAACAGTATTTAAAACCACGGTGCAAAACACCAATGATGTGGCAAACAATGTTAATACTCTAAACAAAAGCTCTCAAGCCATTGAAAACATCGTCGTCACCATTCAAGGTATTTCTGCTCAAACCAATTTATTAGCACTCAACGCTTCTATTGAAGCGGCACGTGCCGGAGAAGCCGGTCGTGGTTTTGCAGTCGTAGCTGATGAAATCAGAAAGCTTGCAGAACAGTCCTCTCGCTCTGCTGAAGAAATCAATGACATCATAGCAGGCATTATCCATGTGGTAGAAGGCACCAGTAAAACCGTAGTTGAAACACAAAATTCTGTCGAGTCTGCTCAACTCAACCTTGACGAAACCGTTTCTGTATTTGATGACATGGATACCAGTGTTACAAAAGTTGAAGGTGTCATTGATGCCTTCATTACAGAAACCAAAAATATTGAACAACTTAAAAATGAACTGCTCACTTCACTTGAATCCATGGCGGCCATCAGCCAAGAATCCGCTGCTTCAACAGAAGAAATCAACGCTTCAACGGAGGAGCAGATGTCAAGAGTCACAGAAATTAGTGAAGCCATCTTACATCTGAACGAAGACATTCTTAAGCTATCTGATGAGATGCAACATTTTGAAGCTTAA
- a CDS encoding C-GCAxxG-C-C family protein has protein sequence MTKNENALELFACGYNCAQSVLGAFCEELGVNKETAFKIASGFGGGMRQGEVCGAVTGALMAIGLKEGFYEEGDVTGKAHIAEKIIAFESMFEEKNGSILCKTLLGYNPSIESDLKIIKEKGLFTSLCPKFIDDGVLMTEKVLLNR, from the coding sequence ATGACAAAAAATGAAAATGCTTTAGAATTATTCGCTTGCGGTTACAATTGTGCCCAATCTGTTCTAGGTGCTTTTTGCGAAGAACTAGGTGTGAACAAAGAGACGGCATTTAAGATTGCCAGTGGTTTTGGTGGTGGTATGCGCCAAGGTGAAGTGTGTGGCGCGGTTACTGGTGCACTAATGGCAATCGGTTTAAAAGAGGGCTTTTATGAAGAAGGTGACGTTACTGGTAAGGCTCATATAGCCGAAAAAATAATAGCTTTTGAAAGCATGTTTGAAGAAAAAAACGGCTCTATACTTTGTAAGACTCTGCTTGGCTACAACCCTTCCATAGAATCTGACCTAAAGATCATTAAAGAAAAAGGACTGTTTACCAGCCTTTGTCCAAAATTCATTGATGATGGTGTATTGATGACGGAAAAAGTACTATTAAATAGGTAG
- the hemL gene encoding glutamate-1-semialdehyde 2,1-aminomutase → MKNKELFEAAKKVMPGGVNSPVRSFGSVDTPPIFAKKAIGAQVWDVEDKAYIDFIGGFGPHILGHANPVVLEGVAGVLSEGISFGLSTAIEVEMAQTINRLMPSMEMVRMVNSGTEATMSAIRLARGYTKRDKILKFEGCYHGHSDGLLIKSGSGGLSFNVPTSAGVLDALVEHTLVGQINDIEGLEALWARHGHELAGVIVEPVAANMGIVPLDQAFLKRLRDLTMSTKTVLIFDEVITGFRLGLGGAQGYYNIQPDLTCLGKIIGGGMPVGAYGGRADIMAHISPLGDVYQAGTLSGNRVAMAMGLNTINYLEKHPEIYRQLEEKAVFLETAMIDNLKAAGIQGQVNRVGSLLSLFFTKEPVTDYHSVMKSDTEVFGRYFASMLEAGILLAPSTFEAMFLSMAHDDEVLKTFIDIQKEVLKSL, encoded by the coding sequence ATGAAAAATAAAGAACTTTTTGAAGCGGCAAAAAAAGTGATGCCAGGCGGGGTGAATAGTCCGGTGCGATCTTTTGGTTCTGTTGACACCCCACCAATTTTTGCTAAAAAAGCCATAGGGGCTCAAGTTTGGGATGTGGAAGATAAGGCCTATATTGACTTTATCGGTGGTTTTGGTCCCCATATATTAGGCCATGCCAACCCTGTGGTCTTAGAAGGGGTAGCCGGTGTATTATCAGAAGGTATTAGCTTTGGTCTATCCACAGCCATAGAGGTTGAAATGGCACAGACCATCAACCGTCTGATGCCTTCCATGGAAATGGTTAGGATGGTGAACTCAGGTACAGAAGCGACCATGAGTGCCATTCGCTTGGCCAGAGGTTATACCAAACGTGATAAAATACTTAAGTTTGAAGGCTGTTACCATGGCCATTCAGATGGTTTATTAATCAAATCCGGTTCAGGTGGACTAAGCTTTAATGTACCTACCAGTGCCGGTGTACTGGATGCTCTGGTTGAACACACTTTAGTTGGACAAATCAATGACATAGAAGGTCTTGAAGCACTATGGGCAAGACATGGTCATGAATTGGCCGGCGTTATCGTAGAACCGGTTGCTGCCAATATGGGCATTGTACCCTTAGACCAAGCATTTCTTAAGCGCCTAAGAGATTTAACGATGTCTACAAAAACAGTGCTCATCTTTGATGAAGTCATTACCGGATTTAGACTTGGCCTTGGCGGCGCACAGGGTTATTATAATATTCAACCGGATCTAACCTGTCTTGGTAAAATCATTGGTGGTGGTATGCCTGTTGGTGCTTATGGCGGACGGGCTGATATCATGGCTCATATATCACCACTTGGGGATGTTTATCAGGCTGGGACCTTATCTGGGAATAGGGTGGCGATGGCCATGGGTCTTAATACCATAAACTATTTAGAAAAGCATCCTGAGATCTATAGGCAATTAGAAGAAAAAGCGGTTTTCCTTGAAACAGCTATGATTGACAACCTGAAGGCGGCCGGTATCCAAGGCCAGGTGAACCGAGTGGGTTCACTACTGAGTCTGTTTTTTACAAAAGAGCCGGTGACGGATTATCATTCTGTTATGAAATCGGACACAGAAGTGTTTGGACGCTATTTTGCAAGCATGCTTGAGGCGGGAATTCTTTTGGCCCCATCAACTTTTGAAGCCATGTTTTTATCCATGGCCCATGATGATGAGGTACTAAAGACTTTTATAGACATTCAAAAAGAAGTGCTAAAAAGTTTATAA
- the hemB gene encoding porphobilinogen synthase produces MGYLPTRLRQHGVLRKMVRDVQLTMDDMIYPIFIVEGENVYKEIESMKGQYHISVDQLERLVPQWQSKGIKSLLIFGVPDEKDAEGACAYDDNGIVQKALRAIKAISSEIFLITDICLCQYKSDGHCCFFDPQGKIKREETLRTLDKIAISHGKAGADMVAPSDMMDGRINSLRTALDKNGFEHLPIMAYSAKYASSFYGPFRDAAHSAPAMGDRQAYQMDFHRASEAISEFELDVKEGADILMVKPAMPYLDIVSKASERFNRPIAAYQVSGEYAMLERGVRENLIAEKSIYESLIGIKRAGANLILSYFAPVVQELIEKYSE; encoded by the coding sequence ATGGGATATTTACCAACACGATTAAGGCAACATGGCGTACTAAGAAAGATGGTTCGGGATGTACAATTGACCATGGACGATATGATTTACCCGATTTTCATCGTGGAAGGTGAGAACGTATATAAAGAAATAGAATCCATGAAAGGTCAATACCACATTAGCGTGGATCAACTGGAACGATTGGTGCCCCAGTGGCAGTCTAAAGGGATTAAGAGTTTACTGATTTTTGGTGTGCCCGATGAAAAAGATGCTGAAGGGGCATGTGCCTATGACGATAACGGCATTGTTCAAAAAGCTTTAAGGGCCATTAAAGCTATCAGTTCTGAGATTTTTTTAATCACAGACATCTGCCTGTGTCAATACAAGTCGGATGGTCACTGCTGCTTCTTTGATCCACAAGGTAAAATCAAACGAGAAGAAACCTTAAGAACCTTAGACAAGATTGCCATCAGTCATGGCAAAGCGGGTGCAGACATGGTGGCACCTTCGGATATGATGGACGGACGTATTAATAGTCTTAGAACCGCACTGGATAAAAACGGTTTTGAACATCTACCAATTATGGCCTATAGTGCCAAATACGCCTCCTCTTTCTATGGACCTTTTAGAGATGCGGCCCATTCAGCTCCTGCAATGGGTGATCGACAAGCCTATCAGATGGATTTTCACCGAGCATCTGAAGCTATAAGTGAATTTGAGTTGGATGTTAAAGAAGGGGCAGATATCCTCATGGTTAAACCGGCCATGCCTTATTTGGACATCGTTTCAAAGGCTTCTGAACGGTTTAACAGGCCTATTGCAGCCTACCAAGTCAGTGGTGAATACGCCATGTTAGAACGGGGTGTTAGAGAAAATCTTATCGCCGAAAAAAGCATCTATGAGTCTTTAATCGGCATAAAAAGAGCCGGTGCAAATCTAATTCTTAGTTATTTTGCCCCTGTAGTACAAGAACTCATTGAAAAATACAGTGAATAG
- the cobA gene encoding uroporphyrinogen-III C-methyltransferase, with product MKIRLGTRGSALALKQTELVMSHLQKAYQKKADQLSSDPSNTSISSNEPLELECVIIETKGDRDQTTPLSQIGGQGLFIKEIEQALLDKSIDLAVHSLKDMPAQLPQGLILSGTIKRENPFDYLITKEGASLENLPPKLIIGTGSPRRRVELKRLFSGLGIEVVFENIRGNIDTRLKKLDKNDENNQDDQDGIYENKLDGIVLAQAGIHRLDLKKEYPHLNFIPLDYKEMIPAPCQGILGLEIREEDETLFRLLASIQNHKATLQARLERAYLKGTQGSCHMAIGGYLDLSKDLNLTFYSLLGDEHGQTAHRETLNLGLIHDLDVVQNERQMKFLEDQLIHHGRHMAQKLTSKKTGFVALVGAGPGDAELITVKGMRYLSEADVIAYDYLSGKALLDLAPTYSEKIYVGKKAGDHTMTQENINALLIEKALLGLKVVRLKGGDPYVFGRGSEEALALKEAGVDYDVVPGITSAIGGLTYAGIPITHRGLSASFHVMTGHLSKSGAPMDYEALTKAGGTCVILMGIGQAGAIAEGFLNAGKPAKTPVAIIYHATTPQQATVSVRLDELSIAVDEHESRSGLIVIGEVAGFHHQLVNLEGKPLFGKKLLLTLPTPEVKNEVGSSDKDKMTNRAKLLQNLKDQGAEVVEMPMITHRILRPDFEYFTKDWFSGLGAIVFTSPFGVTCFFKALQAHNQDLRILAGPSIISIGTSTTKALKDHGIQPDYMPEQFTTKELLDLIHHKMDRQQLSQGICFYRSKLGNTEIIKALSEKTQVTDVHLYEVLPTKIKVDLQEQWYDGVVFTSRSAVEAFIATNNENYTQMSRSIPAYSIGPMTTEALKEYHWSLIHEATTHSYQGIYETIMEKISL from the coding sequence ATGAAAATAAGATTAGGAACACGGGGCAGTGCCCTTGCACTTAAACAGACAGAACTTGTAATGTCTCATCTACAAAAAGCCTATCAAAAAAAAGCCGATCAACTAAGTTCTGACCCATCTAATACATCCATTTCATCCAATGAACCCTTAGAACTTGAATGTGTCATTATTGAAACCAAAGGGGACAGGGACCAAACAACACCTTTGTCTCAGATTGGCGGACAGGGCTTATTTATCAAGGAAATTGAACAAGCTCTTCTTGATAAGAGCATTGATTTGGCCGTTCATAGTCTTAAAGACATGCCGGCCCAGTTACCTCAAGGACTGATCCTTAGTGGTACGATCAAAAGAGAAAACCCTTTTGATTATCTCATTACAAAAGAAGGGGCAAGTCTGGAAAACTTACCTCCCAAATTGATCATCGGCACAGGTAGTCCAAGACGTAGGGTCGAGCTTAAGCGTTTATTCTCTGGTCTAGGTATTGAGGTGGTCTTTGAGAATATCCGTGGGAACATTGATACAAGGCTTAAAAAGTTGGATAAAAATGATGAAAATAATCAAGATGATCAAGATGGTATTTATGAAAACAAATTAGATGGGATTGTTTTGGCACAAGCCGGTATCCACCGTTTGGATTTGAAAAAAGAATACCCACACCTAAACTTTATTCCTTTAGATTATAAGGAAATGATACCGGCACCTTGCCAAGGCATACTGGGACTGGAGATTCGAGAAGAAGATGAAACTTTATTTAGGCTTCTGGCATCGATTCAAAATCATAAAGCCACATTACAGGCAAGACTGGAGCGCGCTTATCTAAAAGGCACACAGGGGTCTTGTCATATGGCGATTGGTGGTTACCTTGACCTATCCAAAGACCTTAACCTTACTTTCTATAGTCTATTAGGCGATGAGCATGGGCAAACAGCTCATAGAGAGACTCTAAACCTTGGTCTTATCCATGATTTGGATGTGGTCCAAAATGAACGACAGATGAAGTTTTTAGAAGATCAACTGATCCATCATGGTCGCCATATGGCCCAAAAACTTACATCTAAAAAAACAGGGTTTGTTGCCTTGGTAGGTGCCGGTCCCGGAGACGCGGAACTGATTACTGTTAAAGGGATGCGTTATCTAAGTGAAGCGGACGTTATTGCCTATGATTACTTAAGTGGTAAGGCGTTACTGGATCTAGCACCTACGTACTCAGAAAAAATATATGTGGGTAAAAAAGCCGGGGATCACACCATGACCCAAGAAAATATCAACGCCTTATTGATTGAAAAAGCTTTACTTGGACTTAAAGTGGTTCGTCTTAAAGGGGGCGACCCTTATGTTTTTGGCCGGGGTAGTGAAGAAGCCTTGGCCCTTAAAGAAGCAGGTGTAGATTACGATGTGGTACCGGGCATTACATCCGCTATAGGTGGCTTGACTTACGCCGGTATTCCTATAACACACAGGGGATTGTCCGCATCTTTTCATGTGATGACAGGCCATCTTTCCAAGTCGGGTGCACCTATGGATTATGAAGCCTTGACAAAAGCGGGAGGGACCTGTGTCATTCTAATGGGTATTGGACAAGCAGGGGCCATAGCTGAAGGATTTTTAAATGCAGGCAAACCGGCTAAGACCCCGGTTGCCATCATTTATCATGCAACAACACCCCAGCAAGCAACCGTCAGTGTAAGACTAGATGAACTTAGCATAGCCGTTGATGAACATGAAAGCCGTTCCGGTTTGATCGTCATTGGTGAAGTGGCAGGTTTTCATCATCAATTGGTAAACCTTGAAGGTAAACCTTTATTTGGGAAAAAATTATTGCTCACCTTGCCGACACCTGAAGTAAAAAACGAGGTAGGATCTTCGGATAAAGACAAAATGACCAACCGAGCTAAGTTGCTTCAGAATCTAAAAGACCAGGGGGCCGAAGTGGTTGAAATGCCTATGATTACCCATAGAATATTGCGTCCGGATTTTGAGTATTTTACCAAAGACTGGTTTTCCGGGTTGGGTGCTATTGTTTTTACCAGTCCTTTTGGTGTGACTTGTTTTTTCAAAGCCTTACAAGCCCATAACCAGGATCTGCGCATCCTTGCAGGACCATCAATTATCAGTATTGGGACTTCTACTACAAAAGCCTTAAAGGATCATGGTATCCAACCGGACTATATGCCTGAACAATTTACCACAAAAGAACTACTGGACTTGATACATCATAAGATGGACCGACAACAACTGAGTCAAGGTATTTGTTTTTATAGGTCCAAACTAGGGAATACAGAGATTATTAAAGCCTTAAGTGAGAAAACTCAAGTGACGGACGTTCATCTATATGAAGTGCTTCCCACTAAAATAAAAGTGGACCTTCAGGAACAATGGTATGATGGGGTTGTTTTCACCAGCCGGTCTGCCGTAGAAGCTTTTATAGCCACAAATAATGAGAATTATACACAGATGTCTCGGTCAATACCGGCGTATTCCATTGGTCCCATGACCACAGAAGCGTTAAAAGAATATCACTGGTCACTTATACATGAGGCAACAACCCATTCATATCAAGGTATATACGAAACGATTATGGAGAAGATATCATTATAA
- a CDS encoding precorrin-2 dehydrogenase/sirohydrochlorin ferrochelatase family protein: MYLPVMLNTEGKKIVVIGGGSVALEKIQKLINFDARVEAVSLNFLPSLLEMGPKVQCRVSPYHKDHITNAFLVISATNDALVNRQVYEDCRALHILCNVVDQPDLCDVVFTSALKRGQLIFSVSTSGQSPILGQKIIGKLKEEYDESWEEKIKLLGAIRTIFKEMERDSVKRNKMLRAIIYKDTETLRRILEKLTINGG; the protein is encoded by the coding sequence ATGTACTTACCGGTTATGTTGAATACAGAAGGAAAAAAGATTGTGGTCATTGGCGGCGGATCGGTTGCCCTTGAAAAAATCCAAAAATTAATTAACTTTGATGCAAGGGTTGAAGCGGTTAGCTTGAATTTTTTGCCAAGTCTATTAGAAATGGGTCCTAAGGTACAATGTAGGGTCAGTCCCTATCATAAGGACCATATTACAAATGCTTTTTTAGTTATTTCTGCAACCAATGATGCACTTGTTAATAGACAGGTCTATGAGGACTGCAGGGCACTTCATATTCTATGTAATGTGGTGGATCAACCGGATTTATGTGATGTGGTATTTACCTCAGCCTTAAAACGAGGTCAACTTATTTTTTCGGTGAGCACCAGTGGGCAAAGCCCCATACTGGGACAAAAAATCATTGGTAAGCTTAAAGAAGAATATGATGAAAGCTGGGAAGAAAAAATAAAGTTACTGGGAGCAATTAGAACAATTTTTAAAGAGATGGAAAGAGATTCGGTCAAGAGAAACAAGATGTTACGCGCCATCATTTATAAAGATACCGAGACCTTAAGACGTATTTTGGAGAAACTGACCATAAACGGGGGATGA